The Cinclus cinclus chromosome 5, bCinCin1.1, whole genome shotgun sequence genome segment CCCCACTAAGGCTCTAGCCAAACTGCAGTACTGAATGCAGAAAGCCCACACCCAGCTCTCTCTGCTTCTAGTTCTCAATAATTCAATGCATTTCTAAATATCAACATAACCataattatttgattcttaaGTAAAACAAGCTGGAAATTGAAAGGAGTTGTATTTGTTTTAATACAAGCAGTCGATCCAAATTAATTTCACTTAGGTCAATCAGCAATACTCAGCTAAAGCTAAAGGAAAAATTCCTCAGAGATGAGGGATTTAAAATCAGCATGGAAGTTATGTaatgtaaaaattaagaaacaaaaattaaccaGAAATTATAGATACAGAATATTTCCTTGGCTTTTGTTCCATTATTAAAATCTGCGATTTTCACTATATCGTTCAATAGAAGAACACCATTTGACATGGAAaacaacataattttttttttttttttaatcacaagGTTGCCTACCTGGGACTAAGATGCTGAAGGACTTGAACCTTCTCTCTCATTCGATCCCAAATTTGCTTTACATTCTTTGCAAGCATGAGGACACTGCCTACAATAttgaaagtaaataaaacattGAAAATGCTTGTTGGATTTCTTCTAATACAAAGCATGATGGCAAAAGTTCTTGAACTTGAAAGTAATCTCTTGCCTATATTCCCCGATTTTTGTAATATGGGATATAACCTGAAAATATGACATCTAAATGTCTCAGCCAATAAATGCCCATTAATTAGTATTAAGTACTCCTTCCAGCAATTGCCAAAATATAACAGAATTTTCTAAGCAGCGAAAGACAGTCCTTGCCATTGTACCTATGAGCAAACCGAGCTAGGAGTAAGGTGTATACCATTTTGTGCAATACCAGGTATGTACTATGTTGTTGGGGAAGAATACAAGAAGAAAGATAGATGAACAATGAAGAAGCTTCCCATTATGAGTCAGACATTTTTACAGGCATAAAAGATCATACTGGTCTGGGGGAAGGttgtggaaagaaaaaggagaatgaTTTTTTGCATAGAATTTTTGGAAATGTGTTTTGTGAGTGAACGGTTTATACCAGAAGCCATATTGAGAATGGAGAGGATAATAGGCAGCtgaaggaggagctgggaaggaagTCAGAGTCTGATTTGATGTGAAGGAGTACTTTATGTGAAATTGAAAAAGCAATGACTAAAACATGGAGGCACCAGGTGACGTGCCTGAAGTCAATGAAGTCAACCATTGAGATCTATTCTATGGTTAGAGGTGCAAGGTGGAAAAAGCACCCTCTCAGTTTGTGCTCTTCATGGTTTGGCACAACAGCATGAGGTTGGGAAAAACCATAGAGGAGAGGGAGGTTGGAATATGGGTTGAGATTGGCATTGTTGTTAAAATATGACAAcattataaaaaaatctgtagcaTATTTGGCATGAGGTATGTTCCAAAGGAAGACTCAAAGGACTGAAGTGGTAACATGGGCAATCTCAGCAATACGATACTAGATGTAAAGAGAATGAGTAACTGTTGTGACATCACACCTAAAAGtacaaaaatttcatttaaataatggATATCCAAGTAACAGGTATTCCAACGagtttaatttgcattttctgaagAACGTGTAGCAGTTTCTAATACTGCAATATACAGCCCAAAACTATGACAGGATCTAATCACAGAACTTAAATTCATAGTTTTGCtgcatataatttttaatacttttttttttttaatctaggcGTAATAAGTTAAATTAGGACAGACCTTTTTTGTTGTGGACCAAACGGTGCAATACCAActttctgaaactttttttgGCATTCTCCCATGTATGACATTTTTCCAATGACAAAACCCAAGACACCAGCAACTATAGAGACAGGCAACAAAACATTGTTAATACAACATCTTAAATCAGGACTGTGCTATTGGCTCCATTTTAATAATATAACAAACTGTATACCACATCTTCTCAGAACATGCCACAAACATATGAAGTTACAGAGGCTTTACCGGGTGAATTCAGTAACTACTAAAAGCTGGTTACCTATCATGAGAGAGCAACTGGTCCAAAATAACTGATACAGAAAAAGGACATAATATTCCTGCATACAGGAAAAGGATACAATATTTAGAGGAACAgtttatagaaaataaaattaatgcacGATGTCAGCACTAATTGTTCTTGCCTTTGATTGCACATCATTGTTTACTTCTAATGATCACACTTTTAACGCCAACTTCTCTGGCCTTCTAAGAAGCTAGAAGATCAGCTTGCCATACTGTTGCACTGTGGTTTTCACTCACTAGAGTCAGAATAAAAGACTACTTCAATGTCCTTGATTTCCTGCTGAATTTCTGCTGAAGAGGGAATCAATTaaattttttgtcatttatgAGCCACCTCACTGTACTGaagtttctgtgcttctgtttgttttctttgtcaaTCCATAGTTCTGAATTAGACAGTTGAGATCAATCAAACACATGAAAAGGACCACACTATTTTATACATTACAGTATTGTGACTTCTTCATAGCATAAGTTGTGCAATCTGCCAAGCATAAAAGAGGTTGACataatttataaaacaaaagTGGAGAGTACAGTTTATACCAATTTGAGAGATTGCATTACGTAAATATAAGCTGCTACTTATATTTACATTAGAAGAATCTTGTTTcatacagttatttttaaacacatcagAAATCTCATTTCCTAATCTGCTGGGGTAACATATAAAttccaaaaaagaaattttttgaaagaaattcagAGAGGTGCATCTAAGGTCTGCTTATTGCCtgtgaagaaccttttctttcctttcagaatCAGGTACAACTTACTTGCCATCTTGGGGTATGGACCAAATCTTGGGCTTGCTGAGAAAATGCCTACaataaaaggaaatagaaaGCTTATTCACTTGAGGAACTCACCAGCACTCAAAACCAGGGCACTAATTTTCCTACAGCTTTTGCATTTCTTAAGGTGAGGATCGTATGAAATCCACTAACTCAGATTTTCAGTACATCAGAAATGTAGATAGTACATTTCTATTCCACTAGTTCTTAGAGTGTATGTTCTGGGGCAGTCCTAGAGTCGTAGAAGGAAGAGAATCTGGACTTTGCAGGATTCAGTTCAGGCAGGAGTTCAGAGTGTAAGCCAACATGAAAGCAGCATCTCTGCCACTGGTGACACCTTCAGCACTTCAGAGGAAGTGATGGTTGCTTATGTTTCAGCACAAACCAACCCTGCAtataaaatagtaaaattaaATCTCTTACACAGGGTCCAGCTCCTTGTGCTAAGCAGGATGAAACTGCTCTTTGGTAGCTTTCTGTGGCTGTAAATTAAAACTGTACCACTGGCATCTAGCCTTCTCCTCTGGAGAGGAAAGATCACACATTTTGGCCTTCAAGAGGCGAACACAGTGTGctaaacaagaaaagcaaaaaattatcTTTAGCTTTTCCACCAAAACCCACATTACCCCAGTTAATCACAGGAGGTGAAACCAGTATTCCTCTGAGAACTACGTGTCTGGCAGAGGAATGCCATGCTGTGGAGGAGGGCTCCACACAGGAAGATTATCATGGCAAAGGGAAGGGAACACTGGTTGCACTGTTACATGCATTCAGACAGTAATAATGAGGCTTAGAAGCTCCAGCATGTTCTAGAGGCAGGGTACTGTGTGCAGCCATCAGAAGAAAGTATTTAGACAGAGGAGTATTCAGCTTGTGCTAAGCACAAGGGCCTCTGCCCACTGTGATCTATGCAATTTTATATTGGGTCTCTCAGGGGAGGGAGGAACAGAAGTGTTGTTTGTTTCTAATCACTCCCCCTCCAATTGTTGGCACACAGTAATGATTATTTAATAAGAGCATTTGTTATTTCACAGCTGATCAGAAACATCCAAGTACAATGAACAGAAACTGAGAAGAGCACCTGATGCCAGAGGCTGGCATGTCAGCTACAGAGACAGCCCCAGTGCCCTTCCTATCAGCACTCGCCCTTTTTTGAATGTATTCCCCTTACTCAAATGCAATCCTTCTCGACAAACTCTTACTCCTTCACTCCCTGTCTCCCTACAAGCTCATAGGTCAAGGATGGAAGAGGGAACCCACATCAGCCTCTTGTGATATGGCTTAGTAGACTTCATGCTCTCTTCAAGACTCTCACTCTTTCCCCAAAACACCAACCTCAACCTTATACATAGTCAAGGCCCCCAGCAGGGAAACTGAAGGTGCCAAGTACAGAACCAGGCTCATCCACCACACAAACAGaatacaattttcttttgtgttagCCTGCAGATCGTGAGCCATCTCTACAGAAAGCTCTCTGTCTCCTCACTTTGGCAGTACTCCTTGTCCCTTTGCACCAAAGCTGTAGTCATATTGATACATGGCCACAGTAAAAACATTGCcagcattttcaaataaaacaacagTTAGAGCTACAGTACCCAACTCTTAACACCCCTGCTGGGCTGTACAATGCTCTGCCCTACGGGCTGCCCCAGTGAAGGCTCTACTCAAATACATGTGAACATGGTGACAAAATCCAGCCACCAAATTCTCTTTTCAGTTCATGTTCCTGCAAAAGAATGACTGTGGCAATGCACACATAATAATCAAATCACCTTAGCAATGATGGTAATGAGCAAGAAGATACTGATTTTGAAAAACTGTAATGATGGTGTTTTTAACTTTACCTTTTGAGATTAGCCCCTGGGTGACAAGCATGCTCCCAAGAGATaaaggaagagctgggaaaattaaaagaagagtAGCTGGTATCAGCCAAAATTTGTTACATATTTGGTAAATACTctcttatattttaaatgtttctgtttctaaTGTTAAACGCATTCTTTCTAAACATTAACTTTGCCTACTGTTTTAATCACCTACTACATCTGCTCATTCAGATCCCTTTCTCTTCAAACCAAAGATGTCCTCACACAGTGCCAGACATCAGCCATGCTGTAACATCAAGAGCTAATGCAACATATATGTacttattaaataataatttccacAATCTGAATATCTCTTCTAACTACTGCAACACTTGTTATGTCAGCAGCTCCAATGAAATGCTGAAACCCTTTTCAATATTCTCCATTCAGGAAATATGCAATTTAGATACAAACTGAAAGTGTGGGAGGAAAGGCACTGAAACACCAAGCACTGATCTTTTAGATGTCCTAACATACGAAGAATTTCACAAATCAAAGACACATAGCCATGCCAGCCTTCCATTCAAAGGCAACTATAAGAATGTAACAAAGTAAAAACATCCCTAGGGTAGTTGTAATAATGGACTTCGAGAATAGAACAAACTCTACAACCGCTAAAGTTCATACTAAACAAGACCTCAATCCAACCACCTTTACCTACAACAATTATGCAAATAATTCAATTAAACCTTTAAGAATACAAAGCTTAACTTAACATGACAGAGTTAACCCCCAACAGTGTTCCAACAAAAAAGCATTCTGCAGACAGTTTTGCATGCACACATCAAGTCATTCTGTGCAGTTAAGTGTGGTAAGAATGACTTTGGACGACTCACCTCTGTACCAGAAACTTTCCTGTTTGCATTCTTTACGGATCCTTGCAATGTCTTTGTCTTGAATTTGAGAGATGGGACAAAATAACATTGGCTGAAAGGATAAACCGGGATTAGTTTACTGAAtctcacagaaagaaaaaacaatcaattaaagaatataaattatttaaaaaaacaaataaaatacaaaaacctCCGGGCAAAACTCCTTATTCTGTTCTTAGCAGTGGGATGAAATCTTGATACCCCagtacagaaacagaaagaactACATAAGTTTTAAGTTTAAACCACCCATCTTGTTGGTCTTTACTTTTCTAAAATTGCTCAGATGCTGCTTACCCCAGAAGCATATTGCTTTGTATTTCTAAGTCATTTCATTCTCATGAGCTACATTATGTCTCCCAGAAAGAAATGACAGGAAATAAAGGCAGAGTGGCAGTTTTCAAAAATCAAGTTCTGCTCTGTACAGAAGTCAATTGAAGTTCAACAGGAGcagattttgcaaatatttagaAGAGGGTCAACATAAACTCTGCCAGACTCCCCACTAGTAGAACTTTCTCTCTGAGCAATTTAAATATATCCATTAACTGAACTCAACCATACTGGCTGCACCCTAATACAA includes the following:
- the OCIAD2 gene encoding OCIA domain-containing protein 2, whose translation is MTSEAVQEGSQTPPIKQAGWPMLFCPISQIQDKDIARIRKECKQESFWYRALPLSLGSMLVTQGLISKGIFSASPRFGPYPKMAIAGVLGFVIGKMSYMGECQKKFQKVGIAPFGPQQKRQCPHACKECKANLGSNEREGSSPSAS